The following proteins are encoded in a genomic region of Natrinema sp. DC36:
- the leuS gene encoding leucine--tRNA ligase: MSDAGYDHATVERRWQEAWDEADVYRTPDDVEDPTYVLGMYPYPSGKLHMGHVRNYTITDAYARYRRMRGDDVLHPMGWDAFGLPAENAAKERDTNPRDWTFDCIETMTAQMESMGFGYDWEREIATCTPEYYQWNQWLFERFLEEDLVERRDAEVNWCPHCETVLADEQVEGEAELCWRCDTPVEQRELEQWFLKITEYADELLEAIDDLEGWPNSVRQMQRNWIGRQYGTELDFEIGEYGPVEAFTTRVDTIYGATFFALAPDHPISEELAEENGNVRHFIEEEADPDGDEPNGVETGLTATNPVTGEEIPVYVADFVLSDVGTGALMAVPGHDERDHAFAQKMGVDIEPVIAPKPDDWDGETVPDAPDVSEEAYTDDGVLVNSGEYSGLESETARERLTEDVESAEEATQYQLRDWGISRQRYWGTPIPVIHCDDCGPVTVPEEELPVELPEFINTTGNPLDAAEEWKQTACPDCGGEAVRETDTMDTFVDSSWYFLRYVSPDLEDAPFDLERANDWMPVDQYVGGIEHAVMHLLYSRFFTKVLADHEGLEHREPFTNLLAQGMVQLEGEKMSKSKGNVVSPQRIVEEYGADTARLFMMQAAQPERDFDWSEEGVQSTYAFLDRLKGMVEQHAAQRAAEDASGQSPRADEPDGDDDAVASYVDAEIDATIAIASEEYDDLTFNKALRETQDLTRTLRQYANHTDPHAATYERGLSAVVRLLSPVAPHLAEALYETLGNDEFVAEAEWPTADVDRDHVAKRRRLVENTREDIRDIVEVAGIDDPTAIDVVVAPDWKYDALEIAIESDADNLIGELMGESHIREQGDAAADYGQDLQVEREALSMTLGPSDEHAALESAAWLIEREFEAPVRVVRADEADDDVLTNAEPGRPAIEIDD; encoded by the coding sequence ATGAGCGACGCGGGATACGACCACGCGACGGTCGAACGGCGCTGGCAGGAGGCGTGGGACGAGGCGGACGTCTATCGGACGCCCGACGACGTCGAGGATCCGACGTACGTCCTCGGAATGTACCCGTATCCGTCGGGCAAACTCCACATGGGCCACGTCCGCAACTACACGATCACGGACGCGTACGCTCGGTATCGCCGGATGCGCGGCGACGACGTCCTCCATCCGATGGGCTGGGACGCGTTCGGTCTCCCCGCGGAGAACGCGGCCAAAGAGCGCGACACGAATCCCCGCGACTGGACGTTCGACTGCATCGAGACGATGACCGCACAGATGGAGTCGATGGGCTTTGGCTACGACTGGGAGCGGGAGATCGCCACCTGCACGCCCGAATACTACCAGTGGAATCAGTGGCTCTTCGAGCGGTTCCTCGAGGAGGACCTCGTCGAGCGCCGCGACGCCGAGGTCAACTGGTGTCCCCACTGTGAGACCGTTCTCGCCGACGAACAGGTCGAGGGCGAGGCGGAACTCTGCTGGCGCTGTGACACGCCCGTCGAACAGCGCGAACTCGAGCAGTGGTTCCTGAAGATCACCGAGTACGCCGACGAACTACTGGAAGCGATCGACGACCTCGAGGGGTGGCCGAACTCGGTTCGCCAGATGCAACGCAACTGGATCGGTCGGCAGTACGGGACGGAACTGGACTTCGAAATCGGGGAATACGGACCGGTTGAAGCGTTCACCACCCGCGTCGACACCATCTACGGAGCGACGTTCTTCGCGCTCGCACCCGATCACCCGATCAGCGAGGAACTGGCCGAAGAGAACGGCAACGTCCGTCACTTCATCGAGGAGGAGGCAGACCCGGACGGCGACGAGCCCAACGGCGTCGAGACGGGGCTGACCGCGACGAATCCCGTCACCGGCGAGGAGATCCCGGTCTACGTCGCCGACTTCGTGCTCTCGGACGTGGGGACGGGCGCGCTGATGGCCGTGCCGGGCCACGACGAGCGCGACCACGCATTCGCACAGAAGATGGGCGTCGATATCGAGCCTGTCATCGCCCCCAAACCTGACGACTGGGACGGTGAAACGGTCCCCGACGCACCCGACGTGAGCGAGGAAGCGTACACCGACGACGGCGTCCTCGTCAACTCCGGCGAGTACTCGGGCCTCGAGAGCGAGACGGCCCGCGAACGGCTGACAGAGGACGTCGAGAGCGCCGAGGAGGCCACGCAGTACCAGCTACGCGACTGGGGGATCTCCCGCCAGCGCTACTGGGGTACCCCGATTCCGGTGATTCACTGCGATGACTGCGGCCCCGTCACGGTCCCCGAGGAGGAGCTGCCGGTCGAGTTGCCGGAGTTCATAAACACCACCGGGAACCCGCTAGACGCCGCCGAGGAGTGGAAGCAGACCGCGTGTCCCGACTGCGGCGGCGAGGCCGTCCGCGAGACTGACACGATGGACACCTTCGTCGACTCCTCGTGGTACTTCCTTCGGTACGTCTCTCCGGACCTCGAGGACGCCCCCTTCGACCTGGAGCGGGCCAACGACTGGATGCCCGTCGATCAGTACGTCGGCGGCATCGAACACGCCGTGATGCACCTGCTCTACTCGCGCTTTTTCACGAAGGTGCTGGCCGACCACGAGGGGCTCGAGCACCGCGAGCCCTTCACGAACCTGCTGGCCCAGGGCATGGTCCAGCTCGAGGGCGAGAAGATGTCCAAGTCGAAGGGGAACGTCGTCTCGCCCCAGCGGATCGTCGAGGAGTACGGGGCGGACACCGCGCGGCTGTTCATGATGCAGGCCGCCCAGCCCGAACGCGACTTCGACTGGAGCGAAGAGGGCGTCCAGTCGACCTACGCCTTCCTCGATCGGCTGAAGGGAATGGTCGAACAGCACGCGGCGCAACGCGCCGCGGAAGATGCGAGCGGGCAGAGCCCGCGAGCCGACGAGCCCGACGGCGACGACGACGCCGTCGCGAGCTACGTCGACGCGGAGATCGACGCGACGATCGCCATCGCCAGCGAGGAGTACGACGACCTAACGTTCAACAAGGCGCTGCGTGAAACGCAGGATCTGACGCGGACGCTACGGCAATACGCCAATCACACCGATCCCCACGCGGCGACCTACGAGCGCGGGCTCTCGGCCGTGGTCCGCCTGCTCTCGCCGGTGGCACCCCACCTCGCCGAGGCGCTCTACGAGACGCTGGGCAACGACGAGTTCGTCGCAGAGGCCGAGTGGCCGACCGCCGATGTCGACCGCGACCACGTCGCCAAGCGCCGCCGACTGGTCGAAAACACTCGTGAGGACATCCGTGACATCGTCGAGGTCGCCGGGATCGATGATCCGACGGCGATCGACGTGGTCGTCGCCCCCGACTGGAAGTACGACGCCCTCGAGATCGCGATCGAGAGCGACGCCGACAACCTGATCGGCGAACTCATGGGCGAGTCACACATCCGCGAGCAGGGCGACGCGGCGGCCGACTACGGGCAGGACCTCCAGGTCGAACGCGAGGCGCTGTCGATGACGCTCGGGCCGAGCGACGAACACGCGGCGCTCGAGTCCGCCGCGTGGCTGATCGAACGCGAGTTCGAGGCACCGGTTCGCGTCGTTCGCGCCGACGAGGCCGACGACGACGTGCTCACAAACGCCGAGCCCGGTCGACCGGCCATCGAGATAGACGACTGA
- a CDS encoding methyl-accepting chemotaxis protein: MAFEDYLPDRLRETYSVKIGLIFLLVVVMTVLVSALFLGHVSGTVGPAAEDHFSDRTADRGDVAAAWLEANAETANGLAADATVQEGTNAEISERLATAQSTRGDRISEIHYLDGDGEVLASSADGAVGENFFETAGVEGATDGPSAAHDAVASDESVLSFVAAVDGESDRYVAVSAPVSAFGSTLETADDRRTIVTDANGEPIAAVGEAATVGDDAVLDAASPDGDGVSTGTPEDAETEFAATSATIDVGGESLTVTSYDTAAAVYGPQRTATSSLVALLLVVILHLGLVGVVLGGNISLNLRQLAGKAERMGDGDLEVGFETDRIDEVGSLYGSFASMRDSLRETLSDLEDQRERAREAQRRTEERNRELEAEAERYSEVMASCADGDLQRRLEPETDHEAMVSIAEAFNEMIADLEETVAQVKTISAEVARTSTEVQTSSDEIRRASEEVSSSVQEISDGSASQAEDLSMASTEVKEMSATVEEVAAATSTIAEQSSQVDELATDGQRAATETTAEMHAASEQTEAVAETIRSLDEEAEQIQEIVELIDEIAGQTNMLALNAAIESARSESASSDSGGFQAVADEVKELAAETQTAVDDVETMIESIQQRATKSATQIEAAESTIGSATEQVDSLSNRLDRIATEIEQVTIGVQEIDQATDEQAGSAGELATIVQDVASVADETTSQAQQVAAAAEETTATITDVSAEATRLDERATNLADAVDEFTVSSGADPTVTPAGQGGDSR; encoded by the coding sequence ATGGCATTCGAGGACTATCTCCCTGATCGGCTCAGAGAAACGTACAGTGTAAAGATCGGTCTCATATTCTTGCTGGTCGTCGTTATGACGGTACTGGTTTCCGCGCTCTTTTTGGGCCACGTCTCCGGTACGGTCGGCCCGGCGGCGGAAGACCACTTCAGCGATCGAACGGCGGACCGAGGCGACGTCGCAGCGGCCTGGCTCGAGGCGAACGCCGAAACGGCGAACGGGCTGGCCGCGGATGCGACCGTTCAGGAAGGGACCAACGCTGAAATCAGCGAACGGCTCGCGACGGCCCAGTCGACGCGCGGGGATCGAATCAGCGAAATTCACTATCTCGACGGCGACGGCGAGGTACTCGCGAGCAGTGCGGACGGCGCGGTCGGCGAGAACTTCTTCGAAACGGCCGGCGTCGAGGGTGCCACCGACGGACCCAGCGCCGCCCACGACGCGGTCGCGAGCGACGAATCGGTGCTCTCGTTCGTCGCCGCGGTCGACGGCGAATCGGACCGTTACGTCGCCGTTTCCGCCCCCGTGAGCGCGTTCGGCTCGACCCTCGAGACCGCAGACGACCGGCGGACGATCGTCACCGACGCGAACGGCGAGCCGATCGCGGCGGTCGGCGAGGCGGCGACGGTCGGCGACGACGCCGTCCTCGACGCCGCTTCGCCGGACGGAGACGGCGTCTCGACCGGGACCCCCGAGGACGCCGAGACGGAGTTCGCGGCCACGTCGGCGACGATCGACGTCGGCGGCGAATCGCTGACGGTCACGAGCTACGATACCGCGGCGGCCGTCTACGGCCCGCAGCGGACCGCGACGTCGTCGCTGGTCGCCTTGCTGCTGGTCGTCATCCTCCACCTCGGCCTCGTCGGGGTCGTCCTCGGCGGGAACATCTCGCTGAACCTCCGGCAGCTCGCCGGCAAAGCCGAACGGATGGGTGACGGCGACCTCGAGGTCGGTTTCGAGACCGACCGGATCGACGAGGTCGGATCGCTCTACGGCTCCTTTGCGTCGATGCGAGATTCGCTTCGGGAGACGCTATCGGACCTCGAAGACCAGCGCGAACGCGCCCGCGAAGCGCAACGGAGGACCGAAGAGCGAAACCGCGAGCTCGAGGCCGAAGCCGAGCGCTACAGCGAGGTCATGGCGTCGTGTGCCGACGGTGACCTCCAGCGGCGTCTCGAGCCCGAGACGGACCACGAGGCGATGGTCTCGATCGCCGAGGCGTTCAACGAGATGATCGCCGATCTGGAGGAGACGGTCGCCCAGGTCAAGACGATCTCCGCGGAGGTCGCGCGGACGAGTACGGAGGTCCAGACCAGCTCCGACGAGATCCGGCGGGCGAGCGAAGAGGTCAGCTCGTCGGTCCAGGAAATCTCCGACGGCTCCGCGTCGCAGGCCGAGGACCTGTCGATGGCGTCGACCGAGGTCAAGGAGATGTCCGCGACCGTCGAGGAGGTCGCCGCCGCGACGAGCACCATCGCCGAACAATCGAGTCAGGTCGACGAACTGGCGACCGACGGCCAGCGGGCGGCCACCGAGACGACGGCGGAGATGCACGCGGCCAGCGAACAGACGGAAGCCGTCGCCGAGACGATCCGATCGCTGGACGAGGAGGCCGAGCAGATTCAGGAGATCGTCGAGCTGATCGACGAGATCGCCGGCCAGACCAATATGCTCGCGTTGAACGCGGCCATCGAGTCCGCGCGATCCGAAAGCGCCTCGAGCGATAGCGGCGGCTTCCAGGCCGTCGCAGACGAGGTCAAGGAACTCGCAGCCGAGACTCAGACGGCGGTCGACGATGTCGAAACTATGATCGAATCGATACAGCAGCGCGCGACGAAGAGTGCCACGCAGATCGAGGCGGCCGAATCGACGATCGGATCGGCGACCGAACAGGTCGACTCGCTCTCGAACAGACTCGACCGGATCGCGACGGAGATCGAACAGGTGACGATCGGCGTCCAGGAGATCGATCAGGCGACCGACGAACAGGCGGGATCCGCCGGGGAGTTGGCGACGATCGTCCAGGACGTCGCGAGCGTCGCCGACGAGACGACCTCGCAGGCCCAGCAGGTCGCCGCGGCCGCCGAAGAGACGACCGCGACGATCACCGACGTCTCGGCCGAGGCGACGCGGCTCGACGAACGGGCGACGAACCTCGCCGACGCCGTCGACGAGTTCACCGTTTCCTCGGGGGCCGATCCGACCGTGACCCCGGCGGGACAGGGAGGTGACAGCCGATGA
- a CDS encoding bacteriorhodopsin, protein MIPELQLYRIAFYAMVAATVGFLVWIARMPAGKRRYYLPVPIICGTLALANFGMSIELFRITTAGGDPIPMTRYVDYTIVTPIMVVVAGLVAGATRRQLAAAAVLSVMWVGSTAVRYFLEPPLNAAAGIVTIVSLVAIVYLMVWPLTKRSASRSGERVLLYGKLRNLLLLLWVFYLIMGFVSRQGLGLLDAFGGIFVASYLDILARIGFGVLVLRATNATDQVIESLRSSNAGDDGSDGVTLERSDDTAVDPAD, encoded by the coding sequence ATGATCCCCGAACTCCAACTCTATCGGATCGCCTTCTACGCGATGGTCGCCGCGACAGTCGGCTTCCTCGTCTGGATCGCACGAATGCCGGCCGGGAAACGACGGTACTACCTGCCGGTCCCGATCATCTGCGGGACGCTCGCGCTCGCCAACTTCGGAATGTCGATCGAACTGTTCAGAATCACGACGGCGGGAGGCGATCCGATTCCGATGACCCGGTACGTCGACTACACGATCGTGACGCCGATCATGGTCGTCGTCGCCGGGCTGGTCGCCGGCGCGACACGACGACAACTGGCTGCAGCCGCCGTCCTGAGCGTGATGTGGGTCGGTTCGACGGCCGTCCGCTATTTCCTCGAGCCCCCGTTGAACGCGGCGGCCGGGATCGTCACGATCGTCTCCCTCGTGGCGATCGTTTACCTGATGGTGTGGCCGCTCACGAAGCGCTCCGCATCCCGAAGCGGCGAGCGCGTCCTGCTCTACGGGAAGCTCCGGAACTTGCTCCTGTTGCTCTGGGTGTTCTATCTGATCATGGGGTTCGTCTCGCGACAGGGCCTCGGACTGCTCGACGCGTTCGGCGGTATCTTCGTTGCCTCCTACCTCGACATCCTCGCCCGGATCGGGTTCGGCGTACTGGTGTTACGAGCGACCAACGCCACCGATCAGGTGATCGAGAGTCTCAGATCGTCGAATGCGGGTGACGACGGCTCGGACGGCGTCACGCTCGAGAGATCCGACGACACAGCGGTCGACCCGGCCGACTAA
- a CDS encoding DUF2071 domain-containing protein has protein sequence MTAQRTDPFRWRFAGGSSPNAPHVASMTWRDGLFVHWPVDPDELRPHVPGQLTLETRDGRAWLGVLPFVLTNVGLRGTPSITRLAFPVLTVRTYVRYRGDPGVFFFSIDLDGSPIATTVGRTTSLPVYDANIRVGATEENHVAFASERRRTDDDTPARFAATYRPDGEIRTAEPDTLEHWLTARRRFYAPTASGVLTGEIAHDPWPLQPADVAIHENTMLEANGLSTPTDGPVVQYADELSMTGSIPRRL, from the coding sequence ATGACTGCACAACGCACGGATCCGTTTCGATGGAGGTTCGCGGGAGGATCGTCGCCAAACGCACCGCACGTCGCCTCGATGACCTGGCGCGACGGACTGTTCGTCCACTGGCCGGTCGATCCGGACGAACTTCGACCGCACGTCCCCGGTCAACTAACTCTCGAGACGCGGGACGGTCGCGCCTGGCTGGGCGTGCTCCCGTTCGTGTTGACGAACGTGGGCCTCCGCGGGACGCCGTCGATCACCCGGCTGGCGTTTCCAGTACTCACCGTCCGGACGTACGTCCGCTATCGAGGCGATCCCGGCGTCTTTTTCTTCAGCATCGATCTCGACGGGTCGCCGATCGCGACGACGGTCGGCCGAACGACGAGTTTGCCAGTCTACGACGCGAACATCCGGGTCGGGGCCACCGAGGAGAACCACGTCGCCTTCGCGAGCGAGCGCCGGCGGACGGACGATGACACGCCCGCTCGATTCGCCGCGACCTACCGTCCCGACGGCGAGATCCGGACCGCCGAACCGGACACGCTCGAGCACTGGCTCACCGCCCGTCGGCGGTTCTACGCGCCGACCGCGAGCGGCGTCCTGACCGGCGAGATCGCACACGACCCGTGGCCGCTCCAGCCCGCCGACGTGGCGATTCACGAGAACACGATGCTCGAGGCCAACGGCCTGTCGACGCCGACCGACGGCCCGGTCGTCCAGTACGCCGACGAACTCTCGATGACCGGTTCGATTCCGCGGCGGTTGTGA
- a CDS encoding ornithine cyclodeaminase family protein — protein sequence MNTLLLDSDDVDEYAALGDVIDAVEQAFAAFERGTTQMPAKSYIDLPRYNGDFRSMPAYLDTGEWDAAGLKWVNVHPDNPADHDLPTVLGTMIYSDPETAFPLAIMDGTTLTMKRTGAAAAVATDYLAVEDASTLGLVGAGVQSYTQLEAISEVRPIETVVVSDPDEERVQRFVETYADRFDVRGGSISEAGRCDVLSTVTPVEEPIVGLADVGERTHVNAIGADAEGKHELADALLEAATIVIDDHEQCTHSGEINVPYRAGTLTDADIHGEIGELVVGSKAGRTDETGITVFDSTGLAIQDVAAARVVYERASADGVGYPFDMIGADGS from the coding sequence ATGAACACGCTTCTCCTGGACAGCGACGACGTCGACGAGTACGCCGCCCTCGGCGACGTCATCGACGCCGTCGAACAGGCGTTCGCGGCCTTCGAGCGCGGGACGACGCAGATGCCCGCTAAGTCCTACATCGACCTGCCCCGATACAACGGCGATTTCCGGTCGATGCCCGCCTACCTCGACACCGGCGAGTGGGACGCGGCCGGACTGAAATGGGTCAACGTCCACCCGGACAACCCCGCGGACCACGACCTGCCGACCGTTCTGGGGACGATGATCTACTCCGATCCCGAGACCGCGTTTCCGCTGGCGATCATGGACGGCACGACGCTCACCATGAAACGAACGGGCGCTGCGGCGGCGGTCGCGACCGACTATCTGGCCGTCGAGGACGCCTCGACCCTCGGTCTCGTCGGGGCCGGCGTCCAGTCGTACACGCAACTCGAGGCGATCAGCGAGGTCCGCCCGATCGAGACGGTCGTCGTCTCGGATCCCGACGAGGAGCGAGTCCAGCGGTTCGTCGAGACCTACGCGGACCGGTTCGACGTCCGTGGGGGCTCGATTTCGGAGGCGGGGCGCTGTGACGTGCTCTCGACCGTGACGCCGGTCGAGGAGCCGATCGTGGGACTCGCAGACGTCGGCGAACGGACGCACGTCAACGCCATCGGGGCCGACGCCGAGGGCAAACACGAGCTGGCTGATGCGTTGCTCGAGGCGGCGACGATCGTTATCGACGACCACGAGCAGTGTACGCATTCGGGCGAGATCAACGTCCCCTACCGCGCGGGGACGCTGACCGACGCGGACATTCACGGTGAGATCGGCGAACTCGTTGTCGGGTCGAAAGCGGGACGGACCGACGAGACGGGGATCACGGTCTTCGATTCGACCGGGCTCGCGATTCAGGACGTGGCGGCCGCGCGAGTCGTCTACGAGCGGGCGTCGGCGGATGGCGTCGGCTACCCGTTCGATATGATCGGTGCGGACGGCTCATAG
- the thsA gene encoding thermosome subunit alpha, whose product MGNQPLIVLSEDSQRTSGEDAQSMNVQAGKAVAESVRTTLGPKGMDKMLVDSSGNVIVTNDGVTLLSEMEIDHPAADMIVEVAETQEEEVGDGTTSAVVVAGELLSQAEDLLDQDIHATTLAQGYREAAEEATAALEEIAIDVDEDDTEILEQIAATAMTGKGAENAKDLLSELIVEAVRAVADDEGVDTDNIKVEKVVGGSVENSELVEGVIVDKERVSDNMPYFAEDANVAIVNGDLEIKETEIDAEVNVTDPDQLEQFLEQEEAQLREMAEAVADVGADVVFVDGGIDDMAQHYLAQEGIIAVRRVKSSDQAQLARATGATPVSSVDDLTEDDLGAAGSVAQKEIAGDQRIFVEDVEDAKAVTLILRGGTEHVIDEIDRAVEDSLGVVRTTLEDGKVLAGGGAPEIDVSLSLRDYADSVGGREQLAVEAFADALEVIPRTLAENAGLDPIDSLVELRSAHDGGDTGAGLDAYTGDTIDMDAEGVYEPLRVKTQAIESATEAAVMLLRIDDVIAAGDLAVSHDDDEEEMPPGGGGMGGGMGGMGGGMGGMM is encoded by the coding sequence ATGGGCAATCAGCCCCTTATCGTACTCTCGGAGGACAGTCAGCGAACCTCCGGAGAGGACGCGCAGTCGATGAACGTACAGGCCGGGAAGGCCGTCGCCGAGTCCGTTCGGACGACGCTCGGCCCGAAGGGGATGGACAAGATGCTCGTCGACTCCTCGGGCAACGTCATCGTCACCAACGACGGTGTCACACTGCTCTCGGAGATGGAGATCGACCACCCCGCGGCCGACATGATCGTCGAAGTCGCCGAGACCCAGGAAGAGGAGGTCGGTGACGGCACCACCAGCGCCGTCGTCGTCGCCGGCGAACTCCTCAGCCAGGCCGAGGACCTCCTCGACCAGGACATCCACGCGACCACCCTCGCCCAGGGGTACCGAGAGGCCGCCGAGGAAGCCACCGCGGCCCTCGAGGAGATCGCCATCGACGTCGACGAGGACGACACGGAGATCCTCGAGCAGATCGCCGCGACGGCGATGACCGGTAAGGGCGCAGAGAACGCGAAGGATCTGCTCTCCGAACTCATCGTCGAGGCCGTTCGCGCGGTCGCCGACGACGAGGGCGTCGACACGGACAACATCAAAGTCGAGAAGGTCGTCGGCGGCTCCGTCGAGAACTCCGAACTCGTCGAAGGCGTCATCGTCGACAAGGAGCGCGTCTCCGACAACATGCCGTACTTCGCCGAGGACGCCAACGTGGCGATCGTCAACGGCGATCTCGAGATCAAGGAGACCGAGATCGACGCCGAAGTAAACGTCACCGATCCCGACCAGCTCGAGCAGTTCCTCGAGCAGGAGGAGGCCCAGTTGCGCGAGATGGCCGAAGCGGTCGCTGACGTCGGCGCTGACGTCGTCTTCGTCGACGGCGGCATCGACGACATGGCCCAGCACTATCTCGCACAGGAAGGCATCATCGCAGTCCGTCGCGTCAAGTCCAGCGATCAGGCCCAGCTCGCCCGCGCGACCGGCGCAACGCCGGTCTCGAGCGTCGACGACCTGACCGAGGACGACCTCGGTGCCGCCGGTAGCGTCGCCCAGAAGGAGATCGCCGGCGACCAGCGCATCTTCGTCGAGGACGTCGAGGACGCGAAGGCCGTCACCCTGATCCTCCGCGGTGGCACCGAACACGTCATCGACGAGATCGACCGCGCCGTCGAGGACTCCCTCGGCGTCGTCCGAACGACGCTCGAAGACGGCAAAGTGCTCGCCGGCGGCGGCGCACCCGAGATCGACGTCTCGCTCTCGCTGCGCGACTACGCCGACTCCGTCGGCGGCCGCGAACAGCTCGCCGTCGAGGCCTTCGCCGACGCGCTCGAGGTCATCCCGCGTACGCTGGCCGAGAACGCCGGGCTCGACCCCATCGACTCCCTCGTGGAACTCCGCAGTGCCCACGACGGCGGCGACACGGGTGCCGGGCTCGACGCCTACACCGGCGACACCATCGACATGGACGCCGAGGGCGTCTACGAGCCGCTCCGCGTGAAGACGCAGGCGATCGAATCCGCCACCGAGGCGGCCGTCATGCTGCTTCGCATCGACGACGTCATCGCCGCGGGTGACCTTGCGGTCTCCCACGATGACGACGAGGAAGAGATGCCGCCGGGCGGCGGTGGCATGGGCGGCGGCATGGGCGGTATGGGCGGCGGCATGGGCGGCATGATGTAA
- a CDS encoding KH domain-containing protein: MQHVKIPQDRIGVLIGEGGETMREIEAEAEVRLDIDSENGSVAVETVGDPVLGLKGPEIVRAIGRGFAPEDALRLLEDDMMLFDVVDIDAASRNKTDMKRKKGRLIGESGRTRELMEELTGADVVIYGSTLGIIGGPQEVDVVRSAAEMLLDGAPHGAVYSFLEEKHNEMKHKGMEYHRFPGGQS; this comes from the coding sequence ATGCAGCACGTGAAGATTCCGCAGGACCGCATCGGCGTTCTCATCGGTGAAGGAGGCGAGACGATGCGCGAGATCGAGGCGGAAGCGGAAGTGCGACTCGACATCGACTCGGAGAACGGCTCCGTCGCCGTCGAAACCGTCGGTGACCCCGTGCTCGGCCTCAAAGGCCCCGAGATCGTTCGCGCCATCGGGCGCGGATTCGCACCCGAAGACGCCCTGCGACTGCTCGAGGACGATATGATGTTGTTCGACGTCGTCGACATCGACGCCGCCTCGCGCAACAAGACCGACATGAAACGCAAGAAGGGCCGGCTCATCGGCGAGAGCGGTCGGACCCGCGAACTGATGGAGGAGCTAACCGGGGCCGACGTCGTCATCTACGGCTCGACGCTCGGGATTATCGGCGGCCCACAGGAGGTCGACGTGGTCCGCAGCGCCGCCGAGATGCTCCTCGACGGGGCACCCCACGGCGCGGTTTACTCCTTCCTCGAGGAGAAGCACAACGAGATGAAACACAAGGGGATGGAGTATCACCGGTTCCCCGGCGGCCAGTCCTGA
- a CDS encoding PAC2 family protein, with translation MAPEPVYDVSVSIDEPLEGTLLVGLANVGLAGLTAVDYLVTHREFDRVGYVRSRGLPEITPVENGEPRHPMRVYASTQIDCTVLLSELFVPVWAADAFVDGVLEWVNSTDIDELAVFHGVPYPHGPDEHDVFSVATPEYRDRRLAESTVSPVSGGVLDGVAGALTRRSLEREAPPLGAFVTPTHPPGPDLEASLRYLELLETVYGIEIDDEQLRERAAELQRYYGELADRMGALDSQANPENRSFPEDRMFM, from the coding sequence ATGGCACCCGAACCGGTGTACGACGTGTCCGTCTCGATAGACGAACCGCTCGAGGGGACGCTGCTCGTCGGGCTCGCGAACGTCGGACTGGCGGGACTCACGGCCGTCGACTACCTCGTCACCCACCGCGAGTTCGACCGAGTGGGGTACGTTCGATCCCGCGGCCTGCCGGAGATCACCCCGGTCGAAAACGGCGAACCGAGACATCCGATGCGCGTGTACGCGTCGACGCAGATCGACTGCACCGTGTTGCTCAGCGAACTGTTCGTCCCGGTGTGGGCGGCCGACGCGTTCGTCGACGGCGTTCTGGAGTGGGTCAACTCGACCGACATCGACGAGCTGGCCGTCTTTCACGGCGTCCCGTATCCACACGGCCCGGACGAACACGATGTCTTCTCCGTCGCCACGCCGGAGTACAGGGATCGCCGGCTCGCGGAGTCGACCGTCTCGCCGGTCAGCGGGGGCGTCCTCGACGGCGTCGCGGGCGCACTGACGAGACGCAGTCTGGAACGGGAGGCCCCGCCGCTCGGCGCGTTCGTCACCCCGACGCATCCGCCCGGGCCGGACCTCGAGGCGTCACTCCGGTATCTGGAACTGCTGGAAACCGTCTACGGCATCGAAATCGACGACGAACAGCTTCGCGAACGAGCCGCAGAGCTCCAGCGGTACTACGGTGAACTCGCAGATCGAATGGGGGCGCTCGATTCCCAGGCGAACCCCGAGAATCGGAGTTTTCCGGAAGATAGAATGTTCATGTGA